One Arachis hypogaea cultivar Tifrunner chromosome 2, arahy.Tifrunner.gnm2.J5K5, whole genome shotgun sequence genomic window, TACTGTGATGAAGATAGGTGGAGCAGGTTCGAGGCTATGGAGATAGTGCTCGAACGGGGATATGTGGTAGAGAATATCGCTGCAATGTGGTATAAGTCTCTGAACGATGAAACAGATGTAGGGTTGAGGATGCTTCCCACAGACAAGGATGCCATGGACATGGCTAGAATTGGAATGAGGGACAACATGGTGGAGCTTTTTGTTGTTCACAAAGATGCTGCTGCTACTACTAGGAAAGGCTGCACTATTGAGGAAGTTGAAGAGATAGATGGTGATGAGGCTGCTGCACCCACTGCAGACACTATTGGGTTGGTCCAATTGTGTTGCACAAGGCCCAATCTCTTGCTCAGGCCAAGGTGGGTGAGAAGCCCAATGTGGTGACAAAAGCCCAGAATGATGTGCTGGAGGATGGTGATGAAGAGAGGTCAGAGGGGTCAGATTTCTCAGGTGATGAAGAATCTGAGGATGATGACTACCAGCCAGGAATTGATGATGAGGGGGACAGTGATGAACAATGGAGTGAAAATAGCTCTGGAGATACTGATCTGCAGGTTGCATTTGATGACAGCGATGATGATTGGAATGCTGATGGGGGTTTGTATGATGTTGAAGTCACAACTACAAAAGATCCTCAAAGGCCGAAACAGAGTGTTCCAACTGAAAGAGAACAAGGAGAGCAAAGTGGCAGTGTTAATAAGGGTAAAGAGCAAGTGGTGGCTGCTGGATTAAGGGATGAGGATGATGGTATGACAGTGAGGGGTTGTGGGATGTCCCTATAAGTGATGATGAAGGGGATCCCTTGTTCAGGAGGTACCCGGTGTATAAgggattgaagaatatgaaggagTATAAATGGGAGGTTGGGACAATGTACGTAGATAGGAATGCTTTTAAGGAATGTGTAACGAGCTATGCCGTGCACAGTGGCAGAGGAATATGGTTCTCGAAGTGTGATAGCCACAGGTGCAAAGCTGTTTGCAAAGAAGGCTGCAAGTGGTTTGCTTACTGCCATAAGATGAAGAGAGAGGATTCATGGCAACTGACAAGCTGTTACAAAAAACACACATGCTCTAAGGCCACCAAGATTGGTATAATGAGTTCTCAGTGGCTAAGTAAGGCTTTTATGAAGAAGATCTGTGAAAACCCGAAAGTCAAGTTGAGAAGTTTGATAAAGAAGGCTCATAGCAAGTGGAATGTGGATCTCACAATGACCAAAGCTGCCAGAGTGAAGCAGCAAGCCCTGGATGAAATTAATGGTACCTATGGAGAGCAATATAGGAGGATTCATGACTATGCTGCGGAGTTACTGAGGTCTAATCCAGGGTCCACTGTTCAGATACAAGTGGAGAGTCTTCCTGAATTTGAGCTAGAGACACCACCTCCTGGTACGGACCTGAGACCATGATTTCAGAGGATCTATATCTGCTTGGAAGCTTGTAAACGGAGTTTCATGGTGTGCAGACCCATGATTGGCCTTGATGGATGCTTCATCAAGACTCCATATGGGGGTCAATTGCTAACAGCAATTGGATGGGACCCCAATGATCAGATCCTGCCAATTGCCTATGCTGTTGTTGAAGCAGAGACGAAAGATTCGTGGAGATGGTTTTTGTTGAATCTGTGTGATGATTTGGGAGTTGATAAGATCAGATGGTGTACATTCATGAGCGACCAACAAAAGGTAACTCTCAACCTAAACTTGTGTAATTAATTCTTTCTTTAATTCATGTCTTGTTGTTATTGACTGGTGATGTTTTTAAATTCTGCTTCAAAGGGATTGATCCCAACCTTCGATGAGTTGCTGCCTGGCATAGACCACCGTTTTTGTGTCAGGCACTTATATAGCAACTTCAGAAAAAGGTTCCCAGGTGTTCAGCTAAAGATGATGATGTGGAAGGCTGCAAAGGCAACATATGTCCAGGAATGGGAGAGGAGGATGAAGGAGATTCAGCAGGTTGATCAAGGAGCTTATAATCATCTCATGGAGATCCCTGCCAAGTATTGGAGCAAGTCCaggtttaattattttcctaGAGTTGATACACTTGTTAACAACATGTGTGAGTGTTTTAACTCTGTTATTGTAGAGGCTAGAGAGAAACCAATTGTGTCTATGCTAGAAGACATTAGGGTTTATCTAATGAATAGGTGGTCTGATAACAGGCAAAGTATAGTAACATATGCCGGAAAAATATTgccaaaaataaacaagaaaattgaaaGGGAGTTTGATAAGGGTGGGGAGTGGCTGGCCATATATGCTGGTAGGGACAAATATGAAGTGTCTAGCAGTCAGGGTAATAGAGCCAAGTTTGTTGTGGACTTAAACTTACATGAGTGCTCCTGTAGAAAATTTCAACTAACAGGTTACCCTTGTGAGCATGCCATGAGCTGCATTAGGAAAATGTGTCTAGATGTTAAGAACTATGTCAACAAGTGTTATAGGAAAGAGACCTACGTGGACTGCTACCAACATGTAATCTACCCATTGAATGGACCAAATCTCTGGTCCCGGACTGAGAATGATGATGTGCTGCCACCAGTGTTTAGGAAACCAATAGGACGCCCAAAACTGAGGAGGAACAAGACTGGTGATGAGCCACGCAACAATGGACCACTGTCTAAGTTAGCCAGGACTGGACAGCAACAAAAATGTTCATATTGTTTTGCACTTGGTCACAACAAAAGAACCTGCCCTAGAAAACGTAAGATGGAGGCCGCAGCAAATAAGGTAAAGTTGTTATTGTCAATTTGATTTGAATTCCTTACATGTGAATGTTTATACTGTCCCATTAACCCAATTTGTTGTTACTGTTTATAGCAGAATGCAACTGCACAATCCAAGAAAGGGGCTGGCACAACTAGGACTCCAAAACCCAACAAGATCCCTGCCAAGACAACAACACAGCCAGCAACAAGAGTTCATCCAAAGAGGAAGAGCAGTACACAAGTTGGAGGAAGCCAGGAGTCACAGACATCATCCAAGAGAGCTAGATGCAGCAGCAGTGTCAGTCAACCACAACCATCAACAGCAACAGTCACTAGCCCATCTAGGAGGACCCTGAGGTTCATGGCAAAAACACCACCTAGGGCCTGGAAGGCATTGGGATGAAGAACATAGTAGATTTTAGTGATTCCATCTGTTTTGTAATGAATCTGTCAATGACCAAGGGCTAATGTCCATGTGATACTTTAGACACCCTACTTTAAGACTACTACTGTCATGTTGATCTCTTTTGTGTTGTTACCTTTTCATGGTTGTATTTAAGGCTTGTTTGGATATTGTTATGGTTAAGAGAAGCTACTTTAAGACTTCTCCATTATCTAATGAATTACATGAATTTTCAGCAGCAAAGTTATGTGAATTGGCAAATTAAGCCTTGTTTTTATTAGTAGATGAAACTGAAATAAACTTGTACAGAGCCAAATAATGTATGTCACAATACAGGAACTCATTGCTATTCATTTCAATCAAAAACCTTACAATGTTTACAGCAAATGGCTTTACAGACACAGCCACAAAAAAATTTCATTCTCTTTACATTACTGTTATCACCCAACTGTATGTCAATTTTTTCAATCCCTAAACAATTGACATTCCCTACAAACCAGGGGACAACAACAGAAtggcaaaaataaacaaaatgctAACCCCCTAAACCTCAATTGAGTCGATCACATAGCAGCAGCCCAGCCAGTGTCCATCCAAGAATTCCAACACCAAGTGCCAATGCAAACTTCCTTTCAGCTTTCTGCAGTTCTTCTTTCAACGAGCTTGCTTTGTTCTTCAGTCTTTGAATTTGTGGATCTTGTCCTTCAGGCTCTGCCCAAGCAAAATAATCGCATCCATCTCCTATCTGTTCTCAACCAAACCAACACGAACACACCAGCACGAACACACCAAACACTTCAGATCCTTCAAACACTAACACCCAATGCTATTTTCAAACAGGAGACAGAAAAGATGAGACTCACCTGAAAGTTGACGCAGCCCCAGAATCTTCTTCCTGGGTTCTCCGCTGTAGATGACGTGCGCAATACCGGTCTCTCTCCACAGAAGCAAGTCCTCCTTCTCCCACGACTCTTGGTGCTGCTACGCGAACCTTGGGAGGACGACTGGGTAGCCATTCTCAGCAGACGAAGAACATCATCtttggggattagggtttacTTATTGGACTGGGCAGCatttcattttcctttttttttcctgcTTCCAATTCCAACTGTTAACTACAGGCAAACTGCCAACTTTGCCACGTCGGACACGGCGTCAATAATTTGACACCCACTTAACGGAAGGACTTGATTGatgcaaatcaaatctttttaggaTTTAAATAGAACAGTTTAAACGTTGGGGACTAAAATAGAATTCACCCCAAACGTAGGGGACCAAAATAATAGTTTACCCTTATTGTTATCTCTATTCTTGTACGTATCTGAATACATAGCATATGGTGTACGTTGGACAATTGCTTATATGAGACACAAATACTTAGATGTTGTGTTTGTGCTTCATAGTCCATTTTCGTAATCAATTTATTGAATAAGATTTGGTAAAATGATCATTACGTTTGGTGCTATTTTGTAGTGTCCCCCCGTTAGTTAGCTGCAGTTATGCCCTATTAAATTTGGGATTAATTACCAAATATGCATTCAAATGATTtaaatactaacaaaaataatcttgaaaaaaCAATACCTCCATCTAAGAACAAAGGCATCACTTAGGAGAGCGATGAACAATACAAACTAAAGGTAAAATAAACGCatcaaaaaaaaattgatcaaaACAAGCTCAAATATTTTAAGGGAAACTATCAAAATATTACATATCTAGagactaaaaatatatttaaacctGTAATTAATATTCTTGTTATCCCGTGTCAAGCATTAGCCTGATGTTTGTTAAAATAAACTCTTAATTACTAATTTGCAATGTAAATATTCCATTGTTTATTgtgtttaatattattatatgaaGAGTAAAACTGaacatttaaatattatattaaaatgtgaaATAAACTCTTACACGGGCTTAAGATTAGAAAATTAACACCTTCAGTAACATTTTTATTGATTTCCGGTtgaattataatatattatattcgaTCATTTGTGGAATCATAGTTCATAAATATCTTCCACTTGCTCATGTGGAGCACTCGTTTTCTTTtcatcaaaataattttatagtgGCTTTATGATCTCTTTTTTCTGGGGTTTTAGGTTCTAGTGTTTTACCGTACCATAGAGGATGATAGAGTTTACACATTAATAATGTAAACCAAAGTCCACATTATTCAATGCCACAAAGTTCAAGTT contains:
- the LOC112726236 gene encoding uncharacterized protein, translating into MIGLDGCFIKTPYGGQLLTAIGWDPNDQILPIAYAVVEAETKDSWRWFLLNLCDDLGVDKIRWCTFMSDQQKGLIPTFDELLPGIDHRFCVRHLYSNFRKRFPGVQLKMMMWKAAKATYVQEWERRMKEIQQVDQGAYNHLMEIPAKYWSKSRFNYFPRVDTLVNNMCECFNSVIVEAREKPIVSMLEDIRVYLMNRWSDNRQSIVTYAGKILPKINKKIEREFDKGGEWLAIYAGRDKYEVSSSQGNRAKFVVDLNLHECSCRKFQLTGYPCEHAMSCIRKMCLDVKNYVNKCYRKETYVDCYQHVIYPLNGPNLWSRTENDDVLPPVFRKPIGRPKLRRNKTGDEPRNNGPLSKLARTGQQQKCSYCFALGHNKRTCPRKRKMEAAANKQNATAQSKKGAGTTRTPKPNKIPAKTTTQPATRVHPKRKSSTQVGGSQESQTSSKRARCSSSVSQPQPSTATVTSPSRRTLRFMAKTPPRAWKALG